From one Candidatus Rhodoluna planktonica genomic stretch:
- the glnA gene encoding type I glutamate--ammonia ligase gives MDKQRDFVLRTIEERGVKFVRLWFTDVAGTLKSVAIAPAEVEGAFAEGLGFDGSAIEGLARTYEADMLAMPDPSTFQILPWRGEINPTARMFCDIQTPDGAPAAADPRNVLRRSLAKASDMGFSFYIHPEIEFYLLKSSQLGPEGPIPVDKAGYFDNVPGGTAHDFRRRAVSMLEQLGISVEFSHHEGGPGQNEIDLRYADALTMADNIMTFRTVIKEVAIEQGVYATFMPKPFTEHPGSGMHTHMSLFEGDSNAFFEAGSQYHLSKTAKHFIAGLLKHAPEITAVTNQYVNSYKRLWGGGEAPSFVCWGHNNRSALIRVPLYKPDKGQSSRIEYRAIDSAANPYLAYSLILAAGLKGIEEEYVLPGETEDNVWALSDAERRAMGIQPLPQSLDHAIRKLEESELAAETLGEEVFSYVLANKRREWSEYRSQVTPFELKQNFETL, from the coding sequence ATGGACAAGCAACGCGACTTCGTTTTGAGGACCATTGAGGAGCGCGGTGTTAAGTTTGTCCGTCTATGGTTCACCGACGTAGCCGGAACTCTAAAGTCGGTTGCAATTGCTCCGGCTGAGGTCGAGGGTGCTTTTGCCGAAGGCCTAGGTTTTGATGGCTCAGCAATTGAGGGCCTTGCTAGAACATATGAAGCAGACATGCTGGCCATGCCAGATCCCAGCACTTTTCAAATCCTTCCATGGCGCGGTGAAATCAATCCAACTGCTCGCATGTTCTGCGACATTCAAACCCCGGATGGTGCTCCAGCCGCTGCCGATCCACGTAACGTTCTGCGCCGCTCACTCGCCAAAGCCAGTGACATGGGCTTCTCTTTCTACATTCATCCAGAAATCGAGTTCTATCTCCTAAAGTCCTCGCAGTTGGGCCCTGAGGGCCCCATCCCAGTTGATAAGGCTGGCTATTTCGACAACGTTCCAGGTGGCACGGCACACGATTTCCGTCGCCGCGCCGTATCCATGCTCGAACAGTTGGGAATCTCGGTTGAGTTCAGCCACCATGAGGGTGGTCCCGGTCAAAACGAGATTGACCTCCGATATGCCGACGCCCTAACCATGGCCGACAACATCATGACTTTCCGCACCGTTATCAAAGAGGTTGCAATTGAACAGGGCGTTTATGCAACGTTTATGCCCAAACCGTTCACCGAACATCCCGGTTCAGGTATGCACACCCACATGTCTCTCTTTGAGGGCGACTCGAATGCATTCTTTGAGGCTGGGTCGCAGTACCACCTGTCTAAGACCGCGAAACACTTCATTGCCGGATTACTCAAGCACGCTCCGGAAATCACCGCTGTCACTAACCAGTACGTGAACTCATATAAGCGACTCTGGGGTGGCGGCGAGGCACCGAGCTTTGTGTGCTGGGGTCACAACAACCGCTCAGCCCTGATTCGCGTTCCGTTATACAAGCCAGATAAAGGCCAGAGCTCACGGATTGAATACCGAGCAATTGATTCTGCGGCCAATCCGTACCTCGCTTATTCGCTGATTTTAGCTGCGGGTCTAAAAGGTATTGAAGAAGAGTATGTCCTGCCAGGGGAGACCGAAGACAACGTTTGGGCGCTTAGCGACGCCGAGCGTCGAGCCATGGGAATTCAACCTCTGCCACAAAGCCTCGACCATGCCATTCGCAAACTCGAAGAGTCTGAACTGGCTGCCGAAACTCTTGGTGAAGAGGTATTCAGCTATGTTCTTGCCAATAAACGTCGCGAGTGGAGTGAGTACCGCTCTCAGGTGACGCCTTTCGAATTGAAGCAAAACTTCGAGACCCTCTAG
- a CDS encoding RidA family protein, whose amino-acid sequence MAADKLISSGGPWESVIGYSRAVVAGEYVHVSGSTATVNGELQHEGDAYGQTLVALREVIAPALAQAGYTLQDVVRSRVYVANAEDMDAVSKAHGEIFGEIRPAATMLAGIKFINPKMLIEIEVDAWKRA is encoded by the coding sequence ATGGCAGCAGATAAATTAATTTCGAGTGGCGGACCTTGGGAATCGGTTATCGGTTACTCACGCGCAGTGGTGGCTGGCGAATACGTTCACGTTTCCGGCTCGACTGCAACCGTTAACGGTGAATTGCAGCACGAAGGCGATGCCTACGGCCAGACTTTGGTTGCCCTGCGTGAAGTAATTGCACCAGCACTCGCACAAGCGGGCTATACCCTGCAAGATGTGGTTAGAAGCCGTGTATATGTTGCGAACGCAGAAGACATGGATGCCGTCAGCAAGGCGCACGGTGAGATTTTCGGTGAGATTCGCCCTGCCGCGACAATGCTCGCTGGAATCAAATTCATCAATCCAAAAATGCTCATTGAAATTGAAGTCGATGCCTGGAAGCGAGCCTAA
- a CDS encoding bifunctional [glutamine synthetase] adenylyltransferase/[glutamine synthetase]-adenylyl-L-tyrosine phosphorylase, whose amino-acid sequence MSQLERPASLSSLAKYGFANLSQAMANLDELLALIGDPARPFLATLAKVQDPDQALSATVRLARQDSSSLKKLLRRDESARRLALLAGASISLIEFVETHPSSLSIFDESPVMPKTQDQYQHIFLEALPQEWPDVAEAWRALRIAYRQELLRIAIFDLTSDSVTDVLPLVATALSDIAGAALDAAISIARVELTASKEFGTFTVDELSSTRFAVIAMGKCGARELNYISDVDVIFVAESGSDDLGNSRAIEVATKIATRMMRAIDGVCIEPGLWQVDANLRPEGKSGALVRTLESHVAYYQKWAESWEFQALLKARPVAGDRDLGQRYVAELSPMVWQSTERENFVESVQKMRERVTANIPAGELDRQIKLGPGGLRDVEFTVQLLQLVHGRTDETVRVRDTVSAIRALATAGYIGRSDASTFEQHYKFLRTLEHRIQMSQMRRTHLLPQNEEAVRALARAFDVTFSAQDLLAAWNQIKLEVRALHQRIFYRPLLSAVAKLDPDAFALSSDQIQDRLRAIGFVDPKSAQQHIAALTSGLSRRADIQRQLLPVLIQWFAQGADPDSALLSFRRLSEDLGDSPWYLRMLRDSSGAAEKMTQVLANSKLATALFEKIPEAASWFERAEDLQPTSTQDLEAEIDAISSRHDDFEVAASLIRSLRRRETLRIAIGSVLGELDLSAAQKGLSDLTSAYLHGMLRLAEEAVGTGEKIAVAIVAMGRFGGEELGFGSDADVMFVYRALENSESQNNQKLAEQVVSTLRKLVQDPVLEFDLDIDLRPEGKNGPIIRSITSYASYYERWSDSWEAQALLRARLITDDTELRVEFLALIEKYRYPSTVSEEAIIQIRRLKARMETERLPQGADPKRHMKLGRGGLSDVEWVIQLLQLRHGSQFQNLRTPNTLLALDAAVESKLVAEHDARVLSEAWVFVSRCRSAMTLWSNKPADVLPHDRKQLDGIARILGYSASSASALEQDYLAVTRRARSVFERLFYE is encoded by the coding sequence ATGTCGCAATTAGAGCGTCCTGCTTCGCTTTCGAGTCTCGCCAAGTATGGTTTTGCAAACCTATCGCAGGCGATGGCGAACCTTGACGAGTTGCTTGCGCTGATTGGTGATCCGGCCAGACCATTTCTGGCAACTTTGGCAAAAGTTCAAGATCCCGACCAGGCCTTGAGTGCAACAGTTCGCTTAGCAAGGCAAGACAGCAGTTCCCTCAAAAAACTGCTTAGGCGCGATGAGAGCGCTCGAAGATTGGCCTTGCTTGCTGGTGCCTCGATTTCGCTAATTGAGTTTGTGGAGACGCATCCCTCGTCTTTGTCGATTTTTGATGAATCACCGGTAATGCCAAAAACCCAAGATCAGTATCAGCACATATTCTTGGAGGCACTTCCTCAAGAGTGGCCAGATGTGGCAGAGGCCTGGCGAGCCTTGCGCATCGCATATCGACAAGAGTTGCTAAGAATCGCAATTTTTGATCTGACTTCAGACTCGGTTACCGATGTGCTGCCGCTGGTCGCCACGGCGCTGTCCGACATTGCCGGTGCAGCGCTGGATGCAGCCATTTCAATAGCGCGAGTCGAACTTACTGCATCGAAAGAATTTGGAACGTTTACGGTCGATGAACTCTCATCGACTCGATTCGCCGTGATCGCAATGGGCAAGTGTGGCGCTAGAGAGCTTAATTACATCAGCGATGTCGATGTCATTTTTGTTGCTGAGTCTGGAAGTGATGATCTAGGCAACTCTCGAGCAATTGAGGTAGCTACAAAAATAGCAACTCGCATGATGCGAGCAATTGACGGCGTTTGCATTGAGCCAGGATTGTGGCAGGTTGATGCCAACTTAAGGCCGGAGGGTAAGTCCGGTGCCCTGGTTCGAACTTTAGAATCGCACGTTGCTTACTATCAAAAATGGGCTGAAAGCTGGGAGTTTCAAGCTCTGCTAAAGGCCCGTCCAGTGGCTGGCGATCGCGACTTAGGTCAGAGATACGTCGCTGAGCTATCGCCTATGGTTTGGCAGTCGACTGAACGGGAAAACTTTGTTGAATCCGTTCAGAAAATGCGCGAGCGAGTGACCGCCAACATTCCCGCTGGCGAACTAGACAGACAAATAAAGCTCGGGCCCGGAGGGCTTCGAGACGTCGAATTTACCGTGCAACTGCTGCAATTAGTTCACGGCCGAACTGATGAAACGGTTCGAGTAAGAGACACTGTCTCCGCGATTCGTGCGTTAGCAACCGCGGGTTACATTGGGCGTTCAGATGCCTCCACCTTCGAGCAGCACTATAAGTTCTTACGAACTCTGGAACACCGAATCCAAATGTCTCAAATGCGCAGAACGCACTTGCTACCGCAAAACGAGGAAGCGGTGCGAGCCCTAGCCAGAGCATTCGATGTCACTTTTTCAGCGCAAGATTTGCTGGCTGCGTGGAACCAAATCAAGCTCGAGGTTAGGGCACTGCACCAAAGAATCTTTTATCGACCTCTGCTGTCTGCGGTCGCAAAACTCGATCCAGATGCTTTCGCCCTAAGTTCTGACCAGATTCAGGATCGCCTTCGGGCAATTGGTTTTGTTGATCCCAAATCAGCGCAGCAGCACATTGCCGCACTTACTTCCGGGTTAAGCCGTCGCGCTGACATTCAACGTCAGTTGCTGCCGGTGCTTATCCAATGGTTTGCTCAGGGTGCTGACCCGGATAGCGCTTTACTCAGTTTCAGACGGCTCAGTGAAGACCTCGGTGACTCTCCGTGGTATCTGCGGATGTTGCGTGACTCATCCGGGGCAGCCGAAAAAATGACTCAGGTTTTGGCAAATTCTAAATTGGCCACCGCTCTGTTTGAGAAGATTCCTGAGGCCGCATCCTGGTTTGAACGTGCCGAAGACTTGCAACCGACAAGTACACAAGATCTCGAGGCCGAGATAGACGCGATTAGCAGCCGACACGATGATTTCGAGGTGGCGGCATCCCTGATAAGAAGCCTGCGGCGCCGAGAGACACTTAGAATTGCGATTGGCTCTGTTCTTGGCGAGCTTGACCTTTCGGCCGCGCAGAAAGGTCTGAGCGACCTCACAAGCGCATATTTGCATGGCATGTTGCGTCTCGCCGAGGAAGCTGTCGGCACGGGTGAAAAGATCGCCGTGGCAATTGTTGCTATGGGTCGTTTCGGTGGTGAGGAGCTTGGTTTTGGCTCAGATGCAGATGTGATGTTTGTCTATCGAGCACTTGAAAATTCAGAAAGCCAAAATAATCAAAAGTTAGCTGAGCAAGTTGTATCGACGCTGCGAAAGTTAGTCCAAGACCCCGTTCTCGAGTTTGATTTGGACATTGACTTGCGACCGGAAGGCAAGAACGGGCCAATTATTCGTTCAATTACCTCATACGCGAGCTATTACGAGCGCTGGTCTGACAGTTGGGAAGCTCAGGCTTTGCTAAGAGCCAGACTCATCACGGATGACACCGAACTTCGGGTTGAGTTTCTGGCCCTCATCGAGAAGTATCGCTACCCAAGCACAGTTTCTGAAGAGGCAATTATTCAGATTCGCCGCCTCAAGGCCCGAATGGAAACCGAGAGGTTGCCTCAGGGGGCCGATCCAAAGCGTCACATGAAACTCGGTCGCGGCGGGCTATCCGACGTTGAGTGGGTGATTCAATTGCTACAACTGCGACATGGATCGCAATTTCAGAATTTGCGAACGCCAAACACACTCCTGGCCTTGGACGCGGCAGTTGAGTCTAAGCTCGTGGCTGAACACGATGCTCGCGTGCTTAGCGAGGCTTGGGTTTTTGTCTCCCGGTGTCGTTCTGCCATGACACTTTGGTCAAATAAACCAGCGGATGTGCTTCCTCACGATCGGAAGCAACTTGATGGAATAGCCAGAATCCTTGGCTACTCGGCTAGTTCGGCATCCGCTCTCGAGCAGGATTACCTGGCGGTGACCCGGCGAGCCCGCTCGGTATTTGAGCGACTGTTCTACGAATAG
- the panB gene encoding 3-methyl-2-oxobutanoate hydroxymethyltransferase encodes MAKVRATTLAEFKQRGEKFTALTSYDAITSAIFDQAGIDVLLVGDSAADTVLGQDSTLAVTVDEMIMLARPVAKSAHRALVVVDMPFGSYELGGEQALENALKIIKLSAAEAVKLEGGTKSVEQIRRIVEAGIPVMAHIGFTPQSVNSLGGFKVQGRGEGAAKLREDALAVQAAGAFAVVLEMVPADLAAEITKELQIPTVGIGAGPDTDGQILVWTDMSGFSDGRPKKFVKQFGDLRNQLTQSVVSYREEVKAKQFPAPENSFE; translated from the coding sequence TTGGCCAAAGTCAGAGCGACAACGCTAGCCGAGTTCAAACAGCGTGGTGAGAAATTCACCGCGTTGACCAGCTACGACGCAATTACTTCAGCTATTTTCGATCAAGCAGGTATTGATGTTTTGCTAGTTGGTGACTCGGCAGCCGACACAGTGCTGGGACAAGACTCAACACTCGCAGTAACGGTCGACGAGATGATCATGCTCGCTAGACCGGTAGCCAAATCGGCGCACCGCGCTCTTGTTGTGGTCGACATGCCTTTTGGAAGTTACGAACTTGGCGGCGAGCAGGCACTGGAGAATGCCCTAAAAATAATTAAGCTTTCCGCCGCTGAAGCAGTAAAACTCGAAGGCGGAACGAAATCTGTCGAGCAAATCCGACGCATTGTTGAAGCGGGCATTCCAGTCATGGCACACATTGGTTTTACACCGCAGAGTGTGAATTCGCTGGGTGGTTTCAAGGTCCAAGGCAGAGGTGAAGGCGCAGCTAAGCTTCGCGAAGACGCTCTGGCCGTTCAAGCGGCCGGGGCTTTTGCAGTTGTTCTAGAGATGGTGCCGGCAGATTTGGCCGCAGAAATCACGAAAGAATTGCAAATCCCAACCGTTGGAATTGGGGCTGGCCCGGACACAGACGGTCAAATTCTGGTTTGGACCGACATGTCGGGCTTCAGTGATGGCAGACCTAAAAAATTCGTCAAGCAATTTGGTGACCTGCGAAATCAGTTGACCCAATCGGTCGTTTCCTACCGAGAAGAAGTCAAGGCCAAGCAATTTCCGGCGCCCGAGAACAGTTTTGAATAG
- the map gene encoding type I methionyl aminopeptidase, which translates to MPRDLVHGHLIPGEISPTRFVPDLIPRPEYVGKPAPQPYTGGDIRTADEISKIREAGKIAAAAIQAVGRQIKPGVTTDFLDKIGHEFVISHGAYPSTLGYRGYPKSLCSSVNEVICHGIPDNTVLAEGDIINIDITAFKDGFHGDTNHTFIVGETSEEISQLVSRTHEAMMRGIRAAMPGRQVNIIGRSIEAYAKRFNYGVVRDFTGHGIGQAFHSGLIIPHYDSAPHYADEIKVGMVFTVEPMLTLGTHEWDMWPDGWTVTTKDKSLTAQFEHTIAVTENGPEILTLFEGGLA; encoded by the coding sequence ATGCCTCGCGATTTGGTACATGGACATCTTATTCCCGGGGAAATAAGCCCCACACGGTTCGTACCAGACCTCATTCCCCGACCCGAATACGTCGGTAAGCCCGCCCCGCAACCGTACACCGGGGGCGACATCAGAACAGCTGACGAGATCTCAAAGATTCGCGAAGCCGGAAAGATCGCTGCGGCTGCTATTCAAGCGGTTGGCAGACAGATAAAGCCTGGGGTAACTACCGACTTTCTCGACAAAATTGGGCACGAATTCGTCATTAGCCACGGGGCCTATCCCTCAACGCTGGGTTACCGCGGCTACCCCAAATCACTTTGCTCATCAGTGAATGAAGTCATTTGTCACGGAATTCCAGATAACACGGTTCTTGCCGAAGGTGACATTATCAACATCGACATAACCGCTTTCAAGGATGGTTTCCACGGAGATACCAACCACACCTTTATAGTTGGCGAAACTAGCGAAGAAATTTCACAGCTGGTCAGCCGGACCCATGAAGCAATGATGCGCGGCATCCGTGCCGCCATGCCTGGCAGGCAAGTGAACATAATTGGAAGGTCTATTGAGGCTTATGCGAAGCGTTTCAATTACGGTGTGGTTCGCGATTTCACCGGGCACGGCATCGGCCAAGCATTCCACAGTGGCTTGATTATCCCGCACTACGATTCAGCACCGCACTACGCCGACGAGATCAAGGTTGGCATGGTGTTTACTGTCGAGCCAATGCTCACCTTGGGCACTCACGAGTGGGACATGTGGCCAGACGGCTGGACTGTTACCACCAAAGACAAATCTTTGACAGCTCAGTTTGAGCACACAATTGCCGTCACAGAAAATGGCCCAGAGATTCTCACCCTTTTTGAAGGAGGCTTGGCATGA
- a CDS encoding NAD+ synthase — MPIFRFAIAQVNPIVGDFVGNLELIKTACNQASSSGADLVVFGEMVISGYPIEDLAKNESFLQDSAESLANLAAWLEANHPNLDVLVGLPLADKNEQSWSVATNSAVLIRAGRVAGKYDKHHLPNYSVFDEYRIFNSGSDYFSFEVKGHRIGVVICEDIWQEGGPVGHTKAEGIELLCVLNGSPFEISKADTRVQLVSNIAKKYNCAVAYSNLVGGQDDLVFDGDSFVVSANGSLVARGKQFESDLLLFDFDSANHISAITSQSVEPADELWQIWHALRLGLADYVAKNSFKSVILGLSGGIDSALCAALAVDALGKERVFGVAMPSEYSSQHSLDDAADLARRLDIDYRIEPIADLVEPFDKQLGLSGLAAENIQARVRGSLLMALSNSEGHLVLTTGNKTEISVGYSTIYGDSVGGFAPIKDVPKTLVWELAKWRNRIARELSEIEPIPENSISKPPSAELRPGQVDQDTLPDYELLDALLELYVGQRKSVSEIVALGFERELVSKISRLVDSAEWKRRQSAIGTKITAIAFGRDRRLPITNRYR; from the coding sequence ATGCCGATTTTTCGCTTTGCGATTGCTCAAGTGAACCCAATAGTGGGAGACTTCGTCGGCAACCTTGAACTCATTAAGACCGCCTGTAATCAGGCAAGTTCGAGTGGCGCAGACCTGGTGGTTTTTGGCGAGATGGTCATTTCGGGTTACCCGATCGAAGACCTCGCGAAAAATGAATCGTTTTTGCAAGATAGCGCAGAATCGCTTGCTAACTTAGCCGCTTGGCTCGAGGCCAATCACCCAAATCTTGATGTTTTAGTTGGGCTACCTCTGGCTGATAAAAACGAACAGAGTTGGTCAGTAGCAACAAACTCAGCCGTTCTAATTCGCGCCGGACGAGTGGCCGGAAAATATGACAAGCATCACCTACCCAATTACTCGGTATTCGATGAGTATCGAATCTTTAATTCGGGTTCGGACTATTTCTCTTTCGAAGTAAAGGGGCACCGCATTGGTGTAGTTATCTGTGAAGACATCTGGCAGGAGGGCGGACCAGTTGGTCATACCAAGGCTGAAGGAATTGAGCTGCTATGCGTGTTGAATGGCAGCCCTTTCGAGATTTCAAAGGCTGACACCAGAGTTCAGCTGGTTAGCAACATCGCTAAAAAATACAACTGTGCCGTTGCCTACTCGAATTTAGTTGGTGGCCAGGATGATCTGGTTTTTGACGGAGATAGTTTCGTAGTGTCGGCGAACGGCTCTTTAGTCGCACGAGGTAAACAGTTTGAAAGCGACCTGCTACTGTTCGATTTTGACTCCGCAAATCACATTTCCGCGATTACCTCGCAGTCTGTGGAGCCTGCTGATGAACTCTGGCAGATCTGGCATGCGCTCCGCCTAGGGCTTGCCGACTATGTGGCCAAAAACAGTTTCAAATCTGTCATTCTTGGGCTCTCCGGCGGTATTGACTCAGCATTATGTGCCGCTCTTGCGGTCGATGCCTTGGGCAAAGAACGAGTTTTCGGCGTGGCGATGCCTTCTGAATACTCGTCGCAACACTCGCTTGACGATGCAGCCGATCTTGCGCGCCGTCTTGATATCGACTACCGGATCGAGCCAATCGCAGACTTAGTTGAACCTTTCGACAAGCAACTTGGACTCTCGGGTCTCGCCGCCGAGAACATTCAGGCACGCGTTCGCGGTTCGCTGCTGATGGCTCTAAGCAACTCTGAGGGCCACCTCGTGCTCACAACCGGAAACAAAACCGAGATTTCAGTCGGCTACTCCACTATCTACGGCGATTCTGTGGGGGGTTTTGCCCCGATCAAAGATGTTCCAAAAACCTTGGTCTGGGAACTTGCCAAATGGCGCAACCGCATCGCCCGGGAACTGAGCGAGATTGAACCCATTCCGGAAAACTCAATCTCGAAACCACCATCGGCGGAGCTTCGACCCGGCCAAGTTGACCAAGATACCCTGCCCGACTATGAATTGCTGGATGCGCTGCTTGAACTTTATGTTGGCCAACGAAAATCAGTATCTGAGATTGTTGCTTTAGGCTTCGAACGGGAGTTGGTGTCGAAAATCTCGCGACTTGTAGATTCAGCCGAGTGGAAACGCAGGCAATCGGCAATTGGCACAAAAATTACCGCTATCGCCTTTGGGCGAGACCGCAGACTTCCAATAACAAACAGATACAGGTGA
- a CDS encoding bifunctional RNase H/acid phosphatase, giving the protein MPRYFILEADGGSRGNPGPAGSGAVVIDLNTGELVAELGRYVGMATNNVAEYIALEIGLSKIFEIDPGATVEVRMDSKLVVEQMSGRWKIKHPDMQDLAINIKRLIASRTVNFIWVPREQNSRADALANEAMDSAEDFSRVLDGGSESFVPPVNEQKLTRPSSIRAPQAENVPPATVIMVRHGRTELTETNRISGRTGLNPGLSDLGQEDAQRAATELSNLGKRGFWKNINPPTVVISSPLQRTLDTAQIIAAKLGLKVEVVEDFAEISFGEWDGLTNEELFEKWPDEYQTWRGSWDVPPPNGESLADFDLRIRGALERTIEKHAGATVVVVAHVMPIRGVLRYCLGAGPETYWRPVVAPCSISAFRFWGSSAADLLNFNATSHLN; this is encoded by the coding sequence GGATCAGGAGCAGTTGTAATTGATCTGAACACTGGGGAGCTAGTTGCAGAATTAGGTCGCTACGTAGGCATGGCCACAAATAATGTCGCTGAGTACATTGCCCTCGAAATCGGTTTGAGCAAAATATTTGAAATCGACCCAGGGGCCACAGTTGAAGTGCGAATGGACTCGAAATTGGTTGTCGAGCAGATGTCTGGGCGATGGAAAATAAAACATCCTGACATGCAGGATTTGGCAATCAATATCAAAAGGCTTATCGCCTCCCGAACGGTAAATTTCATTTGGGTTCCACGTGAGCAAAACAGCCGAGCCGACGCTTTAGCAAACGAAGCGATGGACTCAGCTGAGGATTTTTCTCGAGTCCTCGATGGGGGCAGTGAAAGCTTTGTGCCACCAGTAAACGAGCAAAAACTGACTCGACCAAGTTCAATTCGTGCACCGCAAGCCGAGAATGTTCCACCCGCTACCGTAATCATGGTTCGACACGGCAGAACTGAATTGACCGAAACCAACCGCATTTCCGGTCGAACCGGACTCAACCCGGGATTGTCAGATTTGGGTCAAGAAGACGCGCAGCGTGCTGCGACCGAACTTTCAAATTTAGGTAAACGTGGATTTTGGAAAAATATCAATCCGCCCACGGTAGTGATTAGCTCACCGCTTCAACGAACATTAGACACTGCTCAAATCATCGCCGCTAAGCTCGGGCTAAAAGTCGAGGTTGTCGAAGATTTTGCGGAAATTTCTTTCGGCGAGTGGGATGGACTTACCAACGAAGAGCTTTTTGAAAAGTGGCCTGACGAATATCAAACTTGGCGAGGATCATGGGATGTGCCGCCACCAAACGGCGAATCTCTAGCTGATTTCGATCTTCGTATCCGAGGTGCCCTTGAACGCACTATCGAAAAACACGCGGGCGCTACGGTTGTAGTCGTAGCGCATGTGATGCCAATCAGGGGAGTACTTCGATACTGTCTCGGCGCCGGACCGGAGACCTATTGGCGACCGGTTGTTGCGCCGTGTTCGATATCCGCATTTAGGTTCTGGGGAAGTTCGGCCGCCGACCTACTGAATTTCAACGCAACATCGCATTTGAATTAG
- the ppgK gene encoding polyphosphate--glucose phosphotransferase, translating to MSKYAIGIDIGGTGIKGGLVDLKSGELVGERIRIETPTGGEPDAIANAVVKVLTQLPQTDPQTPVGICFPAVVKHGVTMSAANVSKAWIGLDAEKLFTQKLNRKVHIVNDADAAGVAEMKFGAGKKKRGLVIMTTLGTGIGTALFIKGILVPNAELGHLEIGGVDYETKAAYSAKENEDLTMVEWAQRLQIYYSNLERLFTPDLFIVGGGISKHHEKFLPLLRLNTEIVPATKRNNAGILGAAVLAHKTKTDE from the coding sequence ATGAGCAAGTATGCAATCGGAATTGACATCGGCGGAACTGGAATCAAAGGTGGCCTAGTTGACCTAAAGTCAGGTGAGCTGGTGGGTGAAAGAATTCGAATAGAAACCCCAACTGGCGGCGAACCAGATGCGATTGCCAACGCAGTGGTCAAAGTGTTGACTCAGCTTCCACAAACTGATCCGCAGACACCGGTTGGCATCTGTTTCCCGGCCGTAGTCAAACACGGGGTAACCATGAGTGCCGCTAACGTTTCAAAGGCTTGGATTGGGCTTGATGCTGAGAAACTTTTCACGCAGAAATTGAATCGGAAAGTTCATATTGTTAACGATGCCGATGCAGCTGGGGTTGCTGAAATGAAATTCGGTGCCGGAAAGAAAAAGCGTGGTCTCGTAATCATGACTACCTTGGGCACAGGCATTGGTACGGCTCTGTTTATCAAAGGCATTCTGGTTCCAAATGCTGAACTCGGGCATCTAGAAATTGGTGGGGTTGATTACGAAACTAAGGCCGCTTACTCCGCTAAGGAAAACGAAGATCTCACGATGGTTGAATGGGCTCAGCGGCTTCAGATTTATTACTCCAACCTGGAGCGCTTGTTCACGCCAGATCTATTCATCGTCGGTGGCGGAATATCTAAACATCATGAAAAGTTTCTACCGCTGCTGAGGCTCAATACAGAGATTGTCCCGGCAACTAAGCGAAATAATGCCGGAATTTTAGGTGCGGCCGTTCTAGCTCATAAGACAAAAACTGACGAGTGA